Part of the Tolypothrix sp. PCC 7910 genome, AGCGATCGCTGTAGCTCACTTTAATTTCTTCTAGAGCTCGACGTAAATCGTCTCTACCACGGAAACCTTCAAGACGATGCTGGATGATGCCATTTTCAATCAACAGTAAAGTTGGCAGTGACTTCAAGCGATAAGTAGTAGAGAGTTTAAAATTTTGGTCAGCGTTAACACCAACTAATTTTATTTGCTCCTGACATTGGTCTTGAAATTGCAATAATAAGGGGTGGATAATGCGGCACAAGCCACACCAGGGTGCTTCAAAATTTACTAAAACCGGAATTGGAGATTCTAAAACTTCTTGAGTAAATGTCCGCTCACTAACCGACAACACCATGATGCCTCTAGAATTATAGGGTTTTTAATCAAACTAATTATCAGCAGTAGTGGTATTGGCAAGCAAGTTACTGCCGATAGACGCTCTGTTAGACACAAAATAGTTGTTTAGACCAAATTGAGCGCGTTGATTGCGGCGCTGATATCAAAGCCAGCGCGACATTCACGGTTACTTTCTTGGATGTTCAAGTCTTGATAGCCACTATTGTCTGGCAATTCAGACTGAATTTGCTATTTACTTCCTAGCACAATTTATTTTCTAGCAACTACCAACTTAAAATCTCAAACCGACTTCATACACCCCCACGCGCAGCTATTTGAATTTATCCTACATTGATTTGGTAGCAATGGATAATTTGATATTTTCATCTATTTGGGTAGTATCTTCTGATATCGGGGATCATCTAAAGCTACCATGTTAACTTACTAGTTGCTGCCAATAACAGGGGGTGCGACCACCAAAGCAAAGCTACAAAAATGGTTACTCCTAAATAGGCAGGACGGAGAAATTCTTGCAATTTAAGAGATTGACGACCGTCAATAATTGCTAAAAAGGGAATAATTGAAGTCCGCTGTTTAACAACTTCAAAAGCTTCACCATAACGTTGAGTGAGGCGGCGATCCCCGTGCCAAACACCAAACAAGTGATGCAGCACTAAACCAATTGACGTAACTAGTGTAAAGGTAGTACCTAGCCAAAGGGTATGGGCAACACACCAAATAATTTGTCCTACCATTTGGGGATGACGGGAGATGCGAATAATTCCTGTTTCGTAAAGATGAACCTCAGGCTTTTGGATGGCGGCAATTTCTAGTAGATTGAAGGTAGCAGGATATAAAAATATAAAAGAAATCGCCGACAGCACCCAAACTAAAATTTGTACACCAGGTACATCTTTCACCTGCCAAAGTTGCAAACCATCATAACGGTGATTAAAAAAGTAAATAATTAATATTACAGCCAAAGGCAGGCTGACTAAGGCAAATAAAATTCGGTAAAGCCTTGACCCAAGGTATTTTTCT contains:
- a CDS encoding co-chaperone YbbN, with product MVLSVSERTFTQEVLESPIPVLVNFEAPWCGLCRIIHPLLLQFQDQCQEQIKLVGVNADQNFKLSTTYRLKSLPTLLLIENGIIQHRLEGFRGRDDLRRALEEIKVSYSDRSGSYNSPKTVDLGCR
- a CDS encoding NnrU family protein; the encoded protein is MMLTSWLTPSHFVILGLQLVFAIAHSGGAALRPVAEKYLGSRLYRILFALVSLPLAVILIIYFFNHRYDGLQLWQVKDVPGVQILVWVLSAISFIFLYPATFNLLEIAAIQKPEVHLYETGIIRISRHPQMVGQIIWCVAHTLWLGTTFTLVTSIGLVLHHLFGVWHGDRRLTQRYGEAFEVVKQRTSIIPFLAIIDGRQSLKLQEFLRPAYLGVTIFVALLWWSHPLLLAATSKLTW